The sequence below is a genomic window from Thioclava nitratireducens.
AGATGGCCCTTGAGAAGGCGCGGTACGAGATTCAGCGGCAGGTTGACGATCGGCTCGTAGCCCAGGTCTTCGAGGGCGCCGATTGCGGTGGTGCGGCCCGCACCTGAGGGGCCGGTCACCAGCACGACGCGCTGGCCAGCCTGTGCCCATACCGGATCGGATCGGGTCACGCCCATCGGCCCCCTTTCAGCCATTGCAGGATTGCCACATCAAGATGACGATGCTGCACGCGCAGCACAAGGGGCAGACTGACCCCCAACATACTGTCTTTTCGACAGGTTGGGAGGCGCGCGGTCTCTTCCCGGTCGAGGTCGACGAGCAGGATGATGCGGGCATGCGACAGGGGATCGGCCCTCAGGATACCGACGCCGCGCGCCTCAATCCGGCCCGCGATCATCTCCGGCGCGCTGGCGATCAGCTCCCCGTTCTCGGCCCGCAGGTCAACCCGGTCATCGGCTACGAGCGACGCCCCCAGCGCCATCAACCGCAGCGCGAGGAGAGACTTGCCGCTGCCCGACGCGCCGCGAATAAGAACGCCGCGCTCGGGGTCGAGCGCGACGGCACTGGCATGGAGATTGGTCGAGAGGTCGTCCGACCCGGTCATTCAGCTTACCGGCAGGCCCACGACGAAACGCGCGCCCAGAGGATCGGAGGTCCGGTCGGCATCAGTCGGGCGGATATTCTCGGCCCAGATCACGCCGCCATGCGCTTCGACGATCTGCTTGGAGATCGCAAGGCCGAGACCTGAATGGTCGCCGAACTGCCCCTCGGGACGTTCCGAGTAGAAGCGCTTGAACACTTTGGTGAGCGCCTCTTCGGGAATGCCCGGCCCGGTATCCTCGACCACGACCAGCACGCGGTTGTCGCGCTGGCGTGCCCAGACCCGCACCGCGTCCCCCTCTTCGCAGAACGAGGTCGCGTTGGTGATCAGGTTCACGAAGACCTGGGCCAGACGCGCTTCCAGCCCCGAGATGATCACGGACTGCAACGGCAGATCGGTGATGAAGTCGACACCCTTCTCGCGCGCCTGCTGACCGAGGAACTCGCTGAGGTTCGACACCATCTTGATCAGGTCGAACTGCTCTTCCTCTTCCTTCACCAGCTCGGAATCGAGCCGCGACGCATTGGAGATGTCACTCACCAGACGATCCAGTCTGCGCACGTCGTGATCGATGACTTCGAGAAGACGCGTGCGCTGTTCGTCCTTCTTGACCATATGCAGCGAGGCCACGGCAGAGCGCAGGCTGGCCAGGGGATTCTTGATTTCATGGGCGACGTCGGCGGCGAATTGTTCGTTCGCGTCGATGCGTTCGTAAAGCGCGCCGACCATGCCGCGCATCGCGCCCGACAGCCGCCCGATCTCGTCGGGTCGGGCGGTGAGGTCGGGGATGCGCACCCGGG
It includes:
- a CDS encoding HPr kinase/phosphorylase codes for the protein MTGSDDLSTNLHASAVALDPERGVLIRGASGSGKSLLALRLMALGASLVADDRVDLRAENGELIASAPEMIAGRIEARGVGILRADPLSHARIILLVDLDREETARLPTCRKDSMLGVSLPLVLRVQHRHLDVAILQWLKGGRWA